Proteins encoded by one window of Aliivibrio wodanis:
- a CDS encoding transcriptional regulator, AraC-family: MMANEKVKKEIAHYQVAEELGGLEILNADYEKQTFSRHSHEGYTIGVIERGAQNFYRTGGNHTAPQDSIILINADDIHSGHSATDGGWGYKAMYPLPEQLESISKELSRGQFGAPYFAEPVVYDPELANQLRLVFTMLEQSDNRLLRETLVYGALVKLMCKHSRTRYTETAISKAQRPLYLVKEFLDDFPQADVSLDDLSRLSELSAYHLVRSFQKAFGLPPHSYQIQSRLRMARKLLKQGHSLSDTAQETGFHDQSHLHRHFKKAMGITPGQYLKLF, from the coding sequence ATGATGGCAAATGAGAAAGTAAAAAAAGAAATAGCACACTACCAAGTAGCAGAAGAGCTTGGAGGGCTTGAAATATTAAATGCTGATTATGAAAAGCAGACTTTCTCACGTCACAGCCATGAAGGATATACGATTGGAGTGATTGAACGTGGTGCGCAAAATTTTTATCGCACTGGGGGGAATCATACCGCACCGCAAGACAGTATTATCTTAATTAATGCCGATGATATACACAGTGGACATTCTGCAACAGATGGTGGTTGGGGATATAAAGCGATGTATCCACTGCCTGAACAATTAGAAAGCATTAGTAAAGAGCTAAGTCGTGGGCAGTTTGGAGCTCCATATTTTGCAGAGCCAGTAGTTTATGATCCAGAGTTAGCGAACCAACTTAGATTAGTATTTACCATGTTAGAGCAGTCAGATAACCGTTTATTAAGGGAAACCTTAGTCTATGGCGCTTTGGTTAAGCTTATGTGCAAACATAGCCGTACACGCTACACTGAGACTGCAATTTCTAAAGCTCAAAGGCCTCTTTATTTAGTGAAAGAGTTTTTAGACGATTTTCCTCAAGCTGACGTGTCATTAGATGATTTATCACGCTTAAGTGAATTGAGTGCTTATCACCTAGTTAGATCATTTCAAAAAGCGTTTGGTCTTCCTCCTCATAGTTATCAAATTCAATCTCGCTTACGAATGGCCAGAAAGCTTCTTAAGCAAGGGCATTCGTTGTCTGATACTGCACAAGAAACGGGATTTCATGATCAGAGCCATTTACACCGTCATTTTAAAAAAGCGATGGGTATAACCCCGGGACAATACCTCAAATTGTTTTAG
- a CDS encoding putative branched-chain amino acid transport protein, AzlC family — translation MDINTAVQPCSNSRLFWQGTLAMIPLSIAVLPWGLLAGSFAIDVGLTPFEGQAMSAILFAGSAQLVAMGMIKTGAGLTTMLLTTFFITSRHFLYSVSMRDKISPLPLRWRLSLGFLLTDELFAVCGHQSEKQFNRWYALGAGFSFYFFWNVATLAGIVAGSYIPSLNELGLEFAVAATFIAIVVPTIKNSPVLVSVISALILSVTLTYFSVEGSLMIASIGGMVAGYLTETLRGKRG, via the coding sequence ATGGATATAAATACCGCCGTACAGCCTTGTTCAAATTCTCGTCTTTTTTGGCAAGGAACATTAGCGATGATCCCACTTAGCATCGCAGTATTACCATGGGGGTTATTAGCTGGTTCATTTGCTATTGATGTAGGTCTTACTCCTTTTGAAGGTCAAGCTATGTCAGCAATTTTGTTTGCAGGTTCAGCACAGTTAGTAGCAATGGGGATGATCAAAACAGGCGCAGGGTTAACAACCATGTTGCTGACTACGTTTTTTATTACCTCGCGTCATTTTTTATATAGTGTCTCGATGAGAGATAAAATTAGCCCTTTACCGCTTCGTTGGCGTTTATCCCTTGGTTTTTTATTAACCGATGAACTGTTTGCTGTATGTGGACACCAATCAGAAAAACAATTTAATCGTTGGTACGCATTAGGTGCAGGATTCAGTTTCTATTTCTTTTGGAATGTAGCAACCTTAGCTGGAATTGTTGCGGGTAGTTATATTCCCTCATTGAATGAGCTTGGGTTAGAGTTTGCGGTGGCAGCGACCTTTATTGCCATTGTTGTACCTACCATTAAAAATAGCCCAGTATTGGTATCTGTTATTAGTGCCTTAATCTTATCTGTCACACTAACGTATTTTTCAGTTGAAGGCAGTTTAATGATAGCGAGTATTGGCGGTATGGTAGCAGGGTATTTAACAGAGACATTAAGAGGGAAAAGAGGATGA
- a CDS encoding putative branched-chain amino acid transport protein, AzlD family codes for MIFISILAMTALVFLSRYLFLEPQLPLRLNAQTQRLLSYSSPAVLTAIWAPIVFMPDNELSLSGSNPYLWAALTAALIAWKTKNVLLTTIISMIVFLVLNLWVFSA; via the coding sequence ATGATTTTCATATCAATTTTAGCAATGACGGCGTTAGTTTTTTTAAGTCGCTACTTGTTTTTAGAACCCCAATTACCCCTTAGATTAAACGCTCAAACTCAGAGATTATTAAGCTATTCAAGTCCTGCGGTCTTAACTGCAATTTGGGCTCCGATTGTATTTATGCCTGACAATGAATTATCGCTTTCTGGGTCGAATCCGTATTTGTGGGCGGCATTAACTGCAGCTCTCATTGCATGGAAAACTAAGAATGTACTACTGACAACGATTATCAGCATGATCGTATTCTTAGTGCTTAACTTATGGGTATTTTCAGCATAG
- a CDS encoding putative lysine exporter protein: MIDITILPVYLTAVIALLLLPGPDMLLIASSSMSYGRKVGLFASLGNATSGIILTLLAALGVSALIAMSPIALKALHLVGGAYLLKMGWDCIRAEADEAPELQQGSTMATTFYQRALVSNLLNPKALVFFVMFLPQFVSTNIAATSGEQMLVLGLLLNVLGLLFNLILVALVGTLGKSLINNVKFRTYQHKFMGGIFIILALWMLSSFVIAL, from the coding sequence ATGATTGATATTACTATTCTTCCGGTTTACTTAACCGCTGTTATCGCTCTACTGCTACTGCCTGGTCCTGATATGCTGCTGATTGCTAGTTCAAGCATGAGTTACGGCCGTAAAGTCGGTTTATTTGCCAGCTTAGGTAATGCGACCTCGGGTATCATTTTAACCTTGCTTGCTGCTTTAGGCGTATCGGCCTTAATTGCAATGAGCCCTATAGCCTTAAAAGCATTACATCTCGTTGGTGGTGCCTACTTATTAAAAATGGGTTGGGATTGTATTCGAGCAGAAGCGGATGAAGCACCAGAATTACAACAAGGTTCGACAATGGCGACCACGTTTTACCAACGTGCTTTAGTCAGTAATTTATTGAACCCTAAAGCGTTAGTCTTCTTTGTGATGTTTTTACCACAGTTTGTTTCTACCAATATTGCGGCAACCTCTGGCGAGCAAATGTTGGTGCTTGGCTTATTGCTTAACGTTCTTGGCTTATTGTTTAACTTAATCTTGGTAGCGTTAGTGGGAACACTTGGAAAGTCGCTAATCAATAATGTGAAATTCAGAACGTATCAACATAAATTCATGGGCGGGATTTTTATCATTCTTGCATTGTGGATGTTAAGTTCTTTTGTTATTGCGCTTTAA